In one window of Scyliorhinus canicula chromosome 17, sScyCan1.1, whole genome shotgun sequence DNA:
- the LOC119952337 gene encoding heterochromatin protein 1-like isoform X6, producing the protein MRKGRSRHLMVSSQLLNVRRNPRGARSRRRSISRSEHSAPGPEYEVETILNSRYMEGGVEYLLKWKGYSPKANTWEPIENLRGCRRLVTEYHSQLEQSLPPAEPSARQGNESLTVGQNVPEMRILRNGAHPRQCRLKTSFKVASPVPSATTEGDREPLACAGPANGASNSEGYGTEELNTDPEVELDELPGGSDGDADVEDAEGRCPS; encoded by the exons GCTGAATGTCCGCCGCAACCCGCGGGGTGCGCGGAGCCGGAGGCGCTCGATATCCCGCAGCGAGCACTCGGCGCCTGGACCCGAGTACGAG gtggagaccatcctgAATTCCCGCTACATGGAGGGGGGCGTGGAGTACCTGCTGAAATGGAAGGGCTACAGCCCCAAAGCTAACACTTGGGAACCCATTGAGAACCTGCGGGGCTGCCGCCGGCTGGTCACTGAGTATCACTCCCAGCTGGAACAGAGCCTGCCTCCGGCAGAACCGAGTGCCCGG CAGGGCAACGAGTCGTTAACGGTCGGTCAGAATGTTCCGGAGAtgaggattctccgaaatggcgcTCACCCAAGGCAGTGTCGGCTGAAGACGTCTTTTAAGGTG GCCTCGCCAGTACCTAGTGCGACGACAGAGGGAGATCGTGAGCCGCTGGCATGCGCCGGGCCAGCTAACGGGGCAAGCAACTCTGAGGGCTACGGGACAGAG GAGTTGAACACCGACCCGGAGGTGGAACTGGACGAGTTACCAGGTGGGAGCGATGGGGATGCAGACGTGGAGGATGCTGAGGGCAG